A section of the Pimelobacter simplex genome encodes:
- a CDS encoding TMEM165/GDT1 family protein yields MYAFLLSTAVIFIAELGDKSQLMAMTFATRYRARDVLIGLTAATAVVHLASVGIGYLIGDAFADYQGAIEVGAGIAFLGFAAWTLRGDELTEEDTAKAKAATGRAILVVAVFFFLAELGDKTMLATITLATQEGWFGTWLGSTVGMVAADALAIALGAIVGRQLPEKVIKYGASALFAIFGLVLIAGGAGMF; encoded by the coding sequence ATGTACGCCTTCCTGCTCAGTACCGCCGTCATCTTCATCGCCGAGCTCGGCGACAAGAGCCAGCTGATGGCGATGACCTTCGCGACCCGCTACCGCGCCCGCGACGTCCTGATCGGCCTGACCGCCGCCACCGCCGTCGTGCACCTGGCCTCGGTCGGCATCGGCTACCTGATCGGCGACGCCTTCGCCGACTACCAGGGCGCGATCGAGGTCGGCGCCGGTATCGCCTTCCTCGGCTTCGCCGCCTGGACGCTGCGCGGCGACGAGCTCACCGAGGAGGACACCGCCAAGGCCAAGGCCGCCACCGGCCGCGCGATCCTCGTGGTCGCCGTCTTCTTCTTCCTCGCCGAGCTCGGCGACAAGACGATGCTCGCCACCATCACGCTCGCCACCCAGGAGGGCTGGTTCGGCACCTGGCTCGGCTCCACCGTCGGCATGGTCGCCGCGGACGCCCTCGCCATCGCCCTCGGCGCGATCGTCGGACGCCAGCTGCCCGAGAAGGTCATCAAGTACGGCGCCTCCGCGCTCTTCGCGATCTTCGGCCTGGTGCTCATCGCCGGCGGGGCCGGGATGTTCTGA